In one Desulfoferula mesophila genomic region, the following are encoded:
- a CDS encoding PEGA domain-containing protein produces MKLFVAYIVKGLRAKVVIGVALAFVAIIVVPLLSGNIPATPRCLALAATADQETRAIELLDKGEFAASSGRFTEAAHFWNLALQIIPDWQPALGRLAQLPQRRACYDAEQAARARQSRARLAFVEGVNFFNAEDYQEAARLFQACLEVFPEDELVLHHLQACQNMLRELKEGSLQVKSDPRGQVYLDGQLRGMTPIIIEGITIGRHLVSVSSCGASARRELDVKPRTLSTVSFFITGGTLEVTCQPAADIFFDGSYLGTTPLRVIGLPVGDHTLQAHRSGLASKTLSVSLRGDSVNFLKLKLGTGAKGE; encoded by the coding sequence ATGAAATTATTTGTGGCTTACATCGTAAAAGGACTTCGCGCCAAAGTGGTCATCGGCGTGGCCCTGGCATTTGTGGCAATAATCGTGGTTCCACTATTATCCGGCAATATTCCGGCTACTCCCCGGTGCCTGGCCTTGGCTGCCACGGCGGATCAAGAGACGAGGGCCATAGAGCTATTGGACAAGGGCGAGTTTGCCGCCTCCTCCGGCCGTTTTACGGAGGCTGCACATTTCTGGAATCTTGCCCTTCAAATCATACCGGATTGGCAACCGGCCCTGGGGCGCCTCGCGCAGTTGCCCCAACGTAGGGCGTGCTATGACGCGGAACAGGCGGCCAGGGCTCGGCAGTCTCGTGCCCGCCTTGCCTTCGTGGAAGGGGTTAATTTTTTCAACGCAGAAGATTACCAGGAAGCGGCAAGGCTTTTTCAAGCATGCCTCGAAGTTTTTCCCGAAGATGAGCTTGTCCTACATCATCTGCAAGCCTGCCAGAACATGTTGAGAGAGCTGAAAGAGGGATCACTTCAGGTTAAGAGCGATCCACGGGGCCAGGTTTACCTGGACGGACAACTGCGTGGCATGACTCCTATAATCATAGAGGGGATAACTATTGGCAGACATTTGGTTTCGGTTTCATCGTGCGGTGCTAGTGCTCGCCGCGAGTTGGATGTCAAGCCGCGCACTCTGTCCACCGTAAGCTTTTTCATAACTGGCGGGACTCTAGAAGTGACCTGCCAGCCGGCGGCCGACATTTTTTTCGACGGCTCCTACCTGGGCACCACACCGCTACGTGTGATCGGCTTGCCGGTAGGCGATCACACCTTGCAGGCCCACCGAAGTGGATTAGCTTCCAAGACTCTTAGCGTGAGCCTGCGTGGGGATTCTGTGAACTTTTTGAAGCTTAAATTGGGGACAGGCGCAAAAGGAGAATGA
- a CDS encoding Mrp/NBP35 family ATP-binding protein: MIRQFSGEETGTQGDMERLQRRERLEHNLADIGMTIMVLSGKGGVGKSTIAANLALGLAANGYRVGLLDMDIHGPSIPRILGIQGHSEGTAEGHMIMPLDYNPNLKVMSIETMLRDRDASLIWRGPMKIRAIKQFLADVLWGKLDYLVIDSPPGTGDEPLTIAQTIEGATALIVTTPQELALADVRKAIDFCHRLDMPILGLVENFSSQICPHCGKPIKVFGQGGGKITAKRYGLRFLGEIPWDDRLLAAEDAGLPMEAENDEKGAMPALHALTQQIIKDRFKSKPEWLNHRVWVGI; the protein is encoded by the coding sequence ATGATCAGGCAATTCTCCGGCGAGGAAACTGGAACGCAAGGCGACATGGAGCGGCTGCAGCGTAGAGAGCGCTTGGAGCACAACCTTGCTGATATCGGAATGACCATCATGGTCTTAAGTGGCAAGGGCGGTGTGGGTAAATCCACCATAGCCGCCAATCTAGCCCTGGGTCTCGCCGCGAATGGCTATCGTGTGGGGTTGTTGGATATGGACATCCACGGCCCTTCCATACCTCGCATATTGGGGATTCAAGGGCATAGCGAGGGTACCGCAGAAGGCCACATGATCATGCCCTTGGATTACAATCCCAACCTGAAGGTCATGAGCATAGAAACAATGTTGCGCGACCGCGACGCCTCGCTCATTTGGCGTGGCCCCATGAAAATCAGGGCCATAAAGCAGTTCCTGGCTGATGTTCTATGGGGAAAACTGGATTATCTGGTGATCGATTCGCCTCCTGGTACTGGCGATGAGCCCCTGACGATTGCCCAGACCATAGAGGGCGCCACCGCCTTGATCGTCACCACACCCCAGGAACTCGCCTTGGCCGATGTGCGAAAGGCCATAGATTTTTGCCACCGCCTGGATATGCCCATTCTGGGCTTAGTTGAAAATTTCTCGAGTCAGATCTGCCCTCACTGCGGCAAGCCAATAAAAGTGTTTGGACAAGGCGGAGGCAAAATAACTGCCAAACGTTACGGACTGCGCTTTTTGGGTGAGATTCCCTGGGACGACCGACTCCTGGCCGCAGAGGACGCTGGCTTGCCCATGGAGGCGGAGAACGATGAGAAAGGGGCCATGCCGGCGCTGCATGCCCTTACGCAACAAATTATCAAGGATCGCTTCAAGAGCAAGCCTGAATGGCTGAACCATCGCGTTTGGGTGGGGATTTGA
- a CDS encoding pyridoxal phosphate-dependent aminotransferase, producing MASIAEKGGGVFEGIKLLLCENPLPPLAEAVVAAQAETPRSNYYTEPFSAPLRDFIAESVNVPPRLVHINAGSELILRQIFQRIGQRVHLLTPTYPLFPEIAGQYSETRLRPEKDFVFDLDDLLIPDGTTLVVIVNPNNPNGGVYDMSPLAGLLARHRQTYFLVDEAFIGLAGESVAHLVPKHSNLLVTRTLSKAHSLAGFRVGYAILPQDWAEDLNTHNDAYPLARPSQAAALATLQHEDKILQRAVKLRGWTEDLATQIRSLGVRAFASQTYFFLADFTPHRADDIAQRLRERGIYIKPLNDPALGSGFMRVTTALPEDNARVVLALREVL from the coding sequence TTGGCTTCTATAGCGGAAAAAGGCGGCGGTGTCTTCGAAGGCATCAAGCTGCTTTTGTGTGAAAATCCGCTGCCACCCTTGGCCGAAGCGGTGGTGGCCGCACAGGCCGAAACGCCACGAAGCAACTACTACACAGAGCCCTTTTCCGCACCCCTGCGCGATTTTATCGCCGAGAGCGTCAATGTGCCCCCGCGGTTGGTACACATCAATGCCGGCTCCGAGCTTATCCTGCGCCAGATCTTTCAACGCATTGGTCAGAGGGTTCACCTTCTTACCCCGACCTATCCCCTTTTCCCCGAGATTGCTGGGCAGTACAGTGAAACCCGCCTGCGGCCGGAAAAGGATTTCGTCTTCGATTTGGATGACCTTCTGATCCCTGATGGCACCACTTTGGTGGTGATCGTCAACCCTAACAATCCCAATGGAGGCGTCTACGATATGTCCCCTCTGGCGGGCTTGTTGGCCCGGCACCGGCAGACATACTTCTTGGTGGACGAGGCCTTCATCGGATTGGCTGGGGAGTCCGTAGCCCATCTGGTTCCGAAGCATTCAAATCTTCTGGTTACGCGAACCTTGTCCAAGGCACATAGTCTGGCCGGTTTCAGGGTAGGCTATGCCATTCTTCCGCAAGATTGGGCCGAAGACCTCAACACCCACAACGATGCCTATCCTTTGGCGCGCCCAAGCCAGGCAGCGGCGCTGGCCACCCTGCAGCATGAAGACAAAATACTGCAGCGGGCTGTAAAGCTGCGCGGATGGACCGAGGATCTGGCTACTCAAATACGTTCCCTGGGAGTGCGGGCCTTCGCCTCCCAGACCTACTTTTTTCTGGCCGACTTCACTCCTCACCGGGCCGATGACATAGCCCAAAGGCTGCGGGAGCGCGGCATCTACATCAAACCCTTAAACGACCCTGCTTTGGGTAGTGGTTTTATGCGGGTTACCACCGCATTACCCGAAGACAACGCACGGGTGGTTCTGGCCCTGCGCGAGGTGCTTTGA
- a CDS encoding class I SAM-dependent methyltransferase, with protein MPRSAPFQQHHRRYDDWFEHHAAAYYSELLAVRALLPWHGRGLSIGVGTRRFAAPLGVRLGIDPARAMLSYAARRGVIVVQGVAETLPFADASFDYILSVTTICFVEDARAMMAEAHRVLKRDGKLVIGFIDRGSTLGREYLEHQNKNAFYREASFFSVDEVEQLLFATGFNKMLWVQTLVGCLSEVYAIEPLREGHGEAAFVVVRASCF; from the coding sequence ATGCCCCGGTCAGCCCCATTTCAGCAGCACCACCGGCGCTACGACGACTGGTTTGAGCACCACGCAGCTGCCTATTACTCCGAGTTGCTGGCCGTCCGCGCCTTGTTGCCCTGGCATGGCCGGGGTCTGTCCATCGGAGTCGGCACCAGACGTTTCGCCGCCCCTCTGGGTGTGCGGCTGGGCATCGACCCTGCCCGCGCCATGTTGTCCTATGCGGCCAGACGTGGCGTCATCGTGGTACAGGGGGTGGCCGAAACCCTTCCCTTTGCCGACGCCAGCTTCGACTACATACTGAGTGTCACCACCATTTGTTTTGTAGAAGATGCCAGAGCCATGATGGCGGAGGCTCATCGCGTCCTTAAGAGGGACGGGAAGTTGGTGATCGGATTCATAGACCGCGGCAGCACCCTAGGCCGCGAATACCTGGAGCATCAGAACAAGAATGCCTTCTACCGCGAGGCGAGTTTCTTCTCGGTCGATGAAGTGGAACAACTGCTGTTCGCCACGGGCTTCAACAAAATGCTATGGGTGCAAACCCTGGTCGGGTGTCTGAGTGAGGTTTACGCCATAGAGCCCCTGCGTGAGGGCCACGGAGAAGCTGCCTTTGTTGTGGTGAGGGCTAGTTGTTTTTAA
- a CDS encoding desulfoferrodoxin family protein, protein MDFAAVIKSGDDEGKEKHVPYISLDKGHKEGRDIVRVVVGHEVEHPNTLEHHIAWIELYGVKKSNGQVLNLGRATWAPVYSNPNVRFHINQIDEFKAFHALAYCNIHGLWGNSLER, encoded by the coding sequence ATGGACTTTGCGGCAGTCATTAAGTCAGGCGATGACGAGGGTAAGGAAAAGCACGTTCCCTATATCTCCCTGGACAAAGGCCACAAGGAGGGAAGAGACATAGTGCGAGTGGTGGTGGGGCACGAAGTGGAACATCCCAATACCCTGGAGCACCATATCGCCTGGATTGAACTTTACGGAGTCAAGAAAAGCAATGGACAGGTGCTTAACCTGGGACGCGCGACGTGGGCCCCGGTTTACTCCAATCCCAACGTCCGCTTCCATATCAACCAGATCGACGAATTCAAGGCCTTTCACGCGTTAGCCTACTGCAATATCCATGGGCTTTGGGGCAACTCGCTGGAAAGGTAG
- a CDS encoding GntR family transcriptional regulator, whose translation MGGFGKSKESLDHRIQEAIIAGVLEPGQSVTEAWLCDYLKVSRTPVREALIRLESAGLVKIVKNKGAFIREITPLDISEIFELRILLESHAARVCIDFMDQDELHRLAQEFKQVVQDGKSDSEKTAMGYKLHQFIMESTGNRRLKSLVGILNTQIVWVRSFATMVPGRVDRSFQEHLELIQALVDKDGERAGKAMEAHLTRTRDEMLDPAHMRIYQRMLK comes from the coding sequence ATGGGCGGCTTCGGTAAAAGTAAGGAGTCCCTGGATCATCGCATTCAGGAAGCCATCATTGCGGGGGTGTTGGAACCCGGCCAGTCGGTGACCGAGGCCTGGCTTTGCGATTACCTGAAGGTTAGTCGCACACCAGTCAGGGAGGCTTTGATCCGGTTGGAGTCAGCGGGACTGGTCAAGATTGTAAAGAACAAAGGGGCTTTCATCCGCGAGATCACTCCTCTGGACATTAGCGAGATTTTCGAATTGCGTATCCTGCTGGAAAGCCACGCGGCCAGGGTGTGCATCGACTTCATGGACCAGGACGAACTGCACCGCCTGGCTCAAGAGTTCAAACAGGTCGTCCAGGATGGCAAGTCAGACTCTGAAAAGACCGCCATGGGTTACAAGTTGCACCAGTTCATCATGGAGTCTACCGGCAACCGCCGCCTCAAGTCCCTGGTGGGAATACTCAACACCCAGATCGTGTGGGTCCGCTCTTTCGCCACCATGGTTCCGGGCCGGGTGGACCGTTCCTTCCAAGAGCACCTGGAGTTGATACAAGCCTTAGTGGACAAGGACGGCGAACGGGCGGGCAAAGCCATGGAGGCCCACCTCACCCGCACCCGCGACGAGATGCTGGATCCGGCCCACATGCGCATATACCAAAGGATGCTCAAATAA
- a CDS encoding glycerate kinase type-2 family protein, with amino-acid sequence MSRIQNLNDLLRNGRGQTRAVALSCLDAALDAADTYKGTKRVVHRQGDRLTVGDQTFDLADLGDIYVVGAGKGSYPIAQALDEILGDDIKQGFVMVKETGRPALEHIEVIVSGHPVPNPASLEGGLLLEKLAVGLGPNDLVFAAMTGGCSALMALPVPGVTLEDKIAVNRLLLRTGARIGEMNAVRKHLSLLKGGGLIKLLQPATVVTLTQDTAPDSLPWPDPSLPDPSTFADAMSMLKYYEIWDQMPQSVRDHLEKGLTDPGLETPKSFEGWRTYMYDTGNQRDACLAAVAKAREMGYQGAVLSTKLEGESRELGIMLAGIAKEIQLYGRPFTAPFVLASAGESTVTVRGQGKGGPNMETVLGFARYIEGYPGVALASIDSEGTDGPTDLAGGLADDLTLARSRELSLDLKGLLKENDSLIGLEALGDAVITGATGTNVVNLRVLVVDKRE; translated from the coding sequence ATGAGCAGAATCCAAAACCTCAATGATCTCTTGCGTAATGGCCGCGGCCAAACCCGAGCCGTGGCCCTATCGTGCCTGGACGCCGCCCTGGATGCAGCCGACACCTATAAGGGAACCAAGAGAGTGGTCCACCGCCAAGGCGACCGGCTCACGGTGGGGGACCAAACTTTCGATCTAGCCGACCTGGGCGACATCTATGTGGTAGGGGCGGGCAAGGGCAGCTATCCCATCGCCCAAGCTCTGGACGAAATTCTTGGCGACGACATCAAGCAGGGTTTCGTCATGGTCAAAGAGACCGGCCGGCCGGCCCTCGAGCACATAGAGGTCATCGTCTCCGGTCACCCAGTCCCCAACCCGGCCAGCCTGGAGGGTGGGCTTCTCCTTGAAAAGCTGGCCGTCGGCCTCGGCCCCAACGACCTGGTTTTCGCGGCCATGACCGGGGGCTGTTCGGCTCTGATGGCCTTGCCGGTGCCCGGAGTGACCCTGGAGGACAAGATCGCGGTCAACCGCCTGCTCTTGCGCACCGGGGCCCGCATCGGAGAAATGAATGCAGTGCGCAAGCACCTGTCCCTGCTCAAGGGCGGCGGCCTGATCAAGCTACTGCAACCGGCCACTGTGGTCACCCTGACTCAGGACACCGCGCCCGACTCCCTGCCCTGGCCCGATCCCTCGCTTCCCGACCCCTCCACCTTCGCCGATGCCATGTCCATGCTCAAGTACTACGAGATTTGGGATCAAATGCCCCAGAGCGTTCGCGACCACCTTGAAAAAGGCCTGACCGATCCCGGCCTGGAGACACCCAAGAGCTTTGAGGGTTGGCGCACCTACATGTACGACACCGGCAACCAGCGGGACGCCTGCCTGGCCGCGGTGGCCAAGGCCCGGGAAATGGGCTACCAGGGGGCGGTGCTTTCCACCAAGTTGGAGGGCGAGTCGCGCGAGTTGGGCATTATGCTGGCAGGTATCGCCAAGGAGATACAGCTTTACGGCCGGCCCTTCACCGCGCCCTTCGTGCTGGCCAGCGCCGGCGAAAGCACGGTTACCGTGCGCGGCCAAGGCAAGGGCGGTCCAAATATGGAAACAGTGTTGGGCTTCGCCCGTTACATCGAAGGTTATCCCGGAGTGGCACTGGCCTCCATAGACTCCGAAGGTACCGACGGCCCCACCGACTTGGCCGGCGGCCTGGCCGACGACCTGACCCTGGCCCGGTCCCGCGAACTGAGCCTGGATCTCAAAGGCCTGCTCAAGGAAAACGACTCCCTCATCGGCCTGGAGGCCCTGGGGGACGCGGTGATAACCGGCGCCACCGGGACCAACGTGGTCAACCTCAGGGTGCTGGTGGTGGACAAGAGAGAGTGA
- the eno gene encoding phosphopyruvate hydratase, translated as MPTIKKINAREIINGRGVPAVEVELTTDRGLSVCASAPSGVSVSSHEAVELRDGGERYLGKGVLRAVENVEQVISPALAGLDVTDQALVDQRLLEVDGTPDKSHLGGNAITAVSLAAARAGAQSLGLELYRYLGGVGAKGIPVMCPNMLSGSKTAGNELDFEDYLLVPYGFESIEEALRAGVEVFHRLHRNLESRFGLIAQITALAPPMQTSEEAFDMILEAVEQAGYARRMGLGIDVAAGNFYDVDKGLYALRAGDTDADGMISLYRELTDKYPIVFIEDGLMEEDFAGFARLTEAVDCLVVGDDLFATNTERLALGAAQGAGNAMLCKVNQAGTVSEAMAAASAAQRLGYDVVASVRSGETDDPAQADLAVAVGASLMKIGCPLRGEMITKYNRLMNISRRLGRSAVFHGAEFGF; from the coding sequence ATGCCGACCATAAAAAAGATCAACGCCCGTGAAATCATCAACGGCCGCGGGGTGCCGGCGGTAGAGGTGGAACTCACCACCGACCGTGGCCTGAGTGTGTGTGCCTCGGCGCCCAGCGGCGTCTCGGTCTCTTCCCACGAAGCGGTGGAGTTGCGCGACGGCGGCGAACGCTATCTGGGCAAGGGGGTGCTGCGGGCGGTGGAGAACGTCGAGCAGGTGATCTCCCCGGCTCTGGCCGGTCTGGATGTCACCGACCAGGCCCTGGTGGATCAGCGCCTGCTGGAGGTGGACGGTACACCTGACAAGTCGCACCTGGGCGGCAACGCCATCACCGCGGTTTCCCTGGCCGCGGCCCGGGCCGGGGCCCAGAGCCTAGGCCTGGAACTGTACCGCTACCTGGGCGGCGTGGGAGCCAAGGGCATTCCAGTGATGTGCCCCAACATGCTTTCCGGCTCGAAAACGGCTGGCAACGAGTTGGACTTCGAGGACTACCTTCTGGTGCCTTATGGATTTGAGTCCATTGAGGAGGCCCTGCGGGCGGGAGTGGAGGTATTTCATCGCCTGCACCGCAATCTGGAGAGTCGCTTCGGCCTCATCGCCCAGATCACCGCCCTGGCTCCGCCTATGCAGACCAGCGAAGAGGCCTTTGACATGATCCTGGAGGCGGTGGAGCAGGCCGGTTACGCCCGGCGCATGGGCTTGGGCATCGACGTGGCCGCAGGCAACTTCTACGACGTGGACAAAGGTCTCTATGCTCTGAGGGCCGGCGACACGGACGCCGACGGCATGATCTCCCTGTACCGCGAACTGACCGACAAATACCCCATCGTCTTCATCGAGGACGGCCTCATGGAGGAGGACTTCGCCGGATTCGCCCGCCTCACCGAGGCGGTGGACTGCCTGGTGGTGGGCGACGACCTTTTCGCCACCAACACCGAGCGCCTGGCCCTGGGCGCGGCCCAGGGGGCGGGCAACGCCATGCTCTGCAAGGTGAACCAGGCCGGCACCGTGAGCGAGGCCATGGCCGCCGCCTCGGCGGCCCAGCGCCTGGGCTACGACGTGGTGGCTTCGGTGCGCTCCGGCGAAACCGACGACCCCGCCCAGGCCGACCTGGCCGTGGCCGTGGGGGCCAGCCTGATGAAGATCGGCTGCCCCCTGCGCGGCGAGATGATCACCAAGTACAACCGCCTTATGAACATTTCCCGCAGGCTGGGCCGCTCGGCGGTGTTCCACGGAGCGGAGTTCGGCTTTTAG
- a CDS encoding Xaa-Pro peptidase family protein, which produces MNVSINYPARVQKLQTLLAREGLDAYVASRFSSLSYLAGVFIPWRSAVVVPRSGQPVGIWWERDYSRIVQDGWMSQNIAWGADPDWHEAIAGVLEDQGAGQGRVAFEFRAAGGRVAMGILHAFEYQELLARLPQVEMSDGCPLLDQVMLIKEKQEIALLRQAAAIADAGFLAAREALRPGVSENHVAGVAEAAMRDLGNEFNWSQSGGTEVGSGHRTAYLGGVTQPATQKIIQDGDNIILDLHPMYRLYMADACYNLVVGKAGAEQRRLAGVWEKAVETLLAQSCPGVAISAAAKAAYQVFEEAGLGEYGLRAFGHGLGVDTRVTPSIGPGNDSLFQENMVIAAGAHLYVPGVGGMRLELPTLITADGAEPLCRFAQEVHLISG; this is translated from the coding sequence ATGAACGTCAGCATCAACTACCCGGCCCGCGTCCAAAAGCTGCAAACCCTGCTGGCCCGCGAGGGCCTGGACGCCTACGTGGCCTCGCGCTTTTCCAGCCTTTCCTACCTGGCCGGCGTGTTCATCCCCTGGCGCAGCGCGGTGGTGGTCCCCCGCAGCGGCCAGCCCGTGGGCATCTGGTGGGAGCGGGACTACTCCCGCATCGTCCAGGACGGCTGGATGAGCCAAAATATCGCCTGGGGAGCCGATCCTGATTGGCACGAGGCCATCGCCGGGGTCTTGGAAGACCAAGGGGCCGGACAGGGCAGAGTAGCCTTTGAGTTCAGGGCCGCCGGAGGCCGGGTGGCCATGGGCATATTGCACGCCTTTGAATACCAGGAGCTCCTGGCCCGGCTGCCCCAGGTGGAGATGAGCGACGGCTGCCCTCTCCTGGATCAGGTCATGCTGATTAAGGAGAAACAGGAGATAGCCCTATTGCGCCAGGCCGCGGCCATCGCCGACGCCGGCTTCCTGGCAGCCAGGGAGGCCCTGCGCCCCGGAGTCAGCGAGAACCACGTGGCCGGGGTGGCCGAGGCGGCCATGCGCGACCTGGGCAACGAATTCAACTGGTCCCAGAGCGGCGGCACCGAGGTGGGCTCCGGCCACCGCACCGCCTACCTGGGAGGCGTTACCCAGCCCGCCACCCAGAAGATCATCCAGGACGGCGACAACATCATCCTGGATCTGCACCCCATGTACCGCCTGTACATGGCCGACGCCTGCTACAACTTGGTGGTGGGCAAGGCCGGCGCCGAGCAGCGGCGCCTGGCCGGGGTCTGGGAAAAGGCGGTTGAGACGCTGCTGGCCCAGAGCTGTCCGGGGGTGGCCATCTCCGCCGCGGCCAAGGCCGCTTATCAGGTCTTCGAGGAGGCCGGACTGGGCGAGTATGGGCTGCGCGCCTTTGGCCACGGCCTGGGAGTGGACACTCGGGTCACCCCTTCCATCGGGCCGGGCAACGACTCCCTTTTTCAAGAAAACATGGTCATCGCCGCAGGCGCCCACCTCTACGTCCCTGGGGTGGGTGGCATGCGCTTGGAACTGCCGACGCTGATAACCGCTGACGGGGCCGAGCCCCTTTGCCGTTTCGCCCAAGAAGTGCACCTGATTTCAGGTTAG
- a CDS encoding TRAP transporter substrate-binding protein, with protein MKTKFALIVFALVLGLVGLMPTGQAAAAVEIKVAHVNAKTHPVGVGLELFKTEVEKASKGAIKVKVFHSAALGGAGDIIQGVQLGNIQMGTTTCGAMIPFCPEFDIMSLPFVFRDEAQLHKAMDGELGKTLGAAAQKKVGITIMGFSTGGIRQIESRTKIMNVSEMKGLKIRTMNDPGIIEVFKLFGAIPTPISFGEVYTALQSGVVDGCETSFISWVKSRLYEVAKYGIQVNYMDTGRVFFANPKFLAKLSPENRKIVVDGMTTAVNKIRNEYITQQQQIAAKATSLGGVIVHPDLESFRKAAAPIYDKFTPTLGKAWLQKIRNN; from the coding sequence ATGAAAACCAAATTTGCCCTTATAGTGTTTGCCCTGGTTCTGGGTCTGGTCGGACTGATGCCCACCGGGCAGGCGGCCGCGGCCGTAGAAATCAAGGTCGCCCACGTGAATGCCAAAACCCACCCGGTGGGAGTGGGTCTGGAGCTTTTCAAGACCGAGGTGGAAAAGGCCTCCAAGGGGGCCATAAAAGTCAAGGTCTTCCACTCGGCCGCCCTGGGCGGCGCGGGTGACATCATTCAAGGCGTGCAGCTGGGCAACATCCAGATGGGTACCACCACCTGCGGCGCCATGATCCCCTTCTGCCCCGAGTTCGACATCATGTCCTTGCCGTTCGTGTTCCGCGACGAAGCTCAACTACACAAGGCGATGGACGGCGAGCTGGGCAAAACGTTGGGCGCGGCGGCCCAAAAAAAGGTGGGGATTACCATCATGGGTTTCTCCACCGGCGGCATCCGCCAGATTGAATCGCGCACGAAAATCATGAACGTCTCGGAGATGAAGGGTCTTAAGATCCGCACCATGAACGACCCCGGCATCATCGAGGTGTTCAAGCTCTTCGGGGCCATCCCCACCCCCATCTCCTTCGGCGAGGTCTATACCGCGCTGCAGTCCGGCGTGGTGGATGGATGTGAAACCAGCTTCATCTCCTGGGTCAAGTCCCGCCTTTACGAAGTGGCCAAGTACGGCATCCAGGTCAACTACATGGATACCGGCCGGGTGTTTTTTGCCAACCCCAAGTTCCTGGCCAAGCTTTCGCCCGAAAACCGCAAGATCGTCGTAGACGGCATGACCACCGCGGTCAACAAGATCCGCAACGAGTACATCACCCAGCAGCAGCAGATAGCGGCCAAGGCGACCTCGCTCGGCGGCGTCATCGTGCATCCCGACTTGGAGTCCTTCCGCAAGGCCGCGGCTCCCATTTACGACAAGTTCACCCCCACCCTGGGCAAGGCGTGGCTGCAAAAGATCAGGAACAACTAA
- a CDS encoding TRAP transporter small permease: protein MPAVLFRISAFLQKQVLDTVCVALLAMVLVVVTFQVLNRFMLGLPIAWTEEAARYLFVWLSLLGAVRGVRDKAHLQVDLIVRMLPARVEKILDLLGGIVVAVLLWEVVESALILLPLTWTRRIATMNVPIFYLYVATPLAAGLMFLFTLRNIMQDARSLPGKPVSANQP from the coding sequence ATGCCCGCCGTGTTATTCAGAATCTCCGCCTTTTTGCAGAAACAGGTCCTGGACACCGTCTGCGTGGCGCTTCTGGCCATGGTCCTGGTGGTGGTCACCTTCCAGGTGCTCAATCGTTTCATGCTGGGCCTGCCCATCGCCTGGACCGAGGAGGCCGCTCGCTACCTGTTCGTTTGGCTTAGCCTCTTGGGGGCGGTGCGCGGGGTGAGGGACAAGGCCCACCTGCAGGTGGACCTGATCGTGCGCATGCTGCCCGCTAGAGTCGAAAAAATTCTGGACCTCCTGGGAGGGATAGTGGTGGCGGTGCTTCTATGGGAAGTGGTTGAGTCAGCCCTCATCCTACTGCCGCTCACCTGGACCAGACGGATAGCCACCATGAACGTACCCATTTTCTACCTGTACGTCGCCACTCCCCTGGCGGCTGGGCTCATGTTTCTGTTTACCCTACGCAACATCATGCAAGACGCGCGCTCCCTCCCGGGGAAGCCCGTTTCGGCCAACCAACCATAA